The genome window TTGATAAACTTGAACCCCAGACAGCGGATTCTCCGCTGGGTGTGCGAAGCTCTGCCGGAAAGCTTTTTGGCAACACGGGGGGAGTGATGGAAGCTGCCATTCGTACAGCCTACTTCAAACTTACCGGAAAAGATCTGGTCAGTTTCAGGGTCCCTGAAATCAGGGGACTCAAAGGAAGGAAGGAAACGCGTATCCGGATCGGTGACCTGGAGCTGGGGGTGGCTGTGGTGAGTGGTTTAAAAAATGCCCGCCTGTTGCTGGATGAGATCCGCAACGGCAGAAACGACATTCATTTCATTGAAGTGATGGCCTGTCCGGGTGGGTGTGTGGCCGGAGGAGGGCAGCGCGTGGGATGCGGAGAATCAGATATTCTGGCCCGAATGCGGACGCTCTATGCCATCGACGATCAGGAAACGATAAAAATGTCGCACAAAAATCCCGAGGTTATTGAGCTGTACCAGGAATTCCTGGGAGAGCCTCTCGGGCACAAGAGTCATGAATTGCTTCATACAAGCTATATTGAACGTGATGTGATGTTGTAGCAATGAAGGAAGTAACAGAAAACAGTTAACCTATGCGTGGTTCGGTCAGGGATAAGTTGGTCTATACGGTCAAGGACAGATGCAGGGTGTGCTATACCTGTGTGAGAGAATGTCCTGTGAAGGCGATCAGGATCATCAACGGGCAGGCCGAGGTGATCAGTGAGCGCTGCATCGGTTGTGGGAATTGTGTGGTAGTGTGCAGCCAGCAGGCGAAAATGTATGTCACCCAGGTCGATTCGGTTCAGGAACTGCTTTCTTCTTCCGAAAAGGTCGTTGCCCTTGTTGCTCCCAGTTTTCCGGCTGAATTTACCGAATTCAGTGATTTCAGAGTTTTTGTGGGAAAACTTCGTGCACTGGGCTTTGACCACGTGATGGAAGTGGCTTTCGGGGCTGATCTTGTTGCAGGGGAATACGCCAGGTTGATCGACGAGGAGCACGTTCCCTCCATGATCAGTTCCGATTGCCCTGCCATCGTGTACTACATCCGTCACTATCATCCTGAGCTGGTTCCGTACCTGGCCCCCGTGGTGTCTCCCATGGAAGCTGCGGCCCGCGTAGCGAAAAAGAAATATGGCGGGCACGTCAAGCTGGTCTTTATTGGTCCCTGTATCGCTAAGAAGGCCGAATCGGATGAAGTGGACGAAATCATCACGTTTGAGGAACTCCGGCAGCTTTTTACACAGCATGACTCTGATCTGCAGGATGTGGCTCCCTCCGACTTTGATCCTCCCCACGCGGGAAAAGGAGCCATTTTCCCATTGAGCAGAGGACTGCTGCAGTCGATGAATAAAACGGATGACCTGTGCGATGGCAACATTCTCATCGCCGAAGGAAAACCCTTGTTTAAGGAAGCTATCCGCCAGTTCTCAAAAGAGTTGAAGGGAACCCATCATCTTCAATTGCTGTGCTGTGAAGGGTGCATCATGGGACCGGGGATGTCGAGGGACGGGCAACGGTATATCCGCCGGAATTTGATCAGCCGTTATGCCAGCAAAAAAATGTCGGATAACCGGCATTCACAATGGGTGTTGGACATGGATGCATTTAAGGACATTCCACTGAGTAAATCCTTTAAACCAGCCGACAGGCGTATTCCGCTCCCGAACCTGGAAGAAATTGACCAGGTGCTGCTCCGGATGGGCAAAAAGAGCCCGAGCGATCACCTCAACTGCGGGGCCTGTGGCTACGACACCTGCGAAGAACACGCCATTGCCATCCTGGAAGGATTGGCGGAAACGGAAATGTGCCTGCCGTATACCATTGAAAAATTACACAAGTCGATTGAAGAACTGAATTTCTCCAACGAAAAGCTCGCATCAGCACAGCAGGCATTGAAACAATCCGAGAAAATGGCCACCATGGGACAACTGTCGGCAGGCATTGCCCACGAGCTCAACAATCCTCTTGGCGTGATCACCATGTACAGCAATATCCTGATCGATGAATCCAAACCCGGTGACCCGATCCGGAAGGACCTGGAACTGATCGCCGAACAGGCAAGCCGGTGCAAGGGCATCGTCGGCGGATTGCTCAATTTTGCCCGCAAAAACCAGGTGAAACTGGAACTTACGAACATGAAAAGTTTCATCGAAAAGAGCTTCCAGTCCATCCTAAAAAACGATTCGGTATCCGTTTCGTTCGAATGCACAGCAAAGGATACGGAAGCCATGATCGACCAGGACCAGATGATGCAGGTTTTGACCAACCTGGAAAAGAACGCCGTGGAAGCCATGCCTGATGGCGGAAACCTGAAGATCATCCTGTCGGGCGATGATGAAAGCATTGAAATCAAGGTGGCTGATACAGGAACGGGCATCTCCCGGGAAAACATGGAAAAAATTTTCACGCCCTTCTTTACCACAAAACAAATTGGAAGAGGAACCGGACTGGGATTGCCCCTGATCTATGGAATCGTCAAAATGCACCGTGGACAGATCAATGTCACATCCAACGCTGATCCGGCAGAGGGACCGACAGGGACCGCTTTTACAATGAAACTGCCACGTGTAATAAACCAATTAAATTAACCAAATGCCATGACAAAAAAAGTATTGATTGTGGATGATGACCCCGATTACCTGAGTCTGCTGAAATTCCATGTGGAGGGTTTGGGATTTGAAACCATTACCGCTGAAAGCCAGAAGGAGGGAGAGGAGATCATGCAACAAATGAAACCCGATCTGGCTATCTTCGACCTGATGATGGAAAACAAAGACAGCGGATTTATTCTCAGCTATAAATTCAAGAAGAAATACCCTGATGTTCCTGTCATCATCGCTACCGCCGTAACGGCGGAAACAGGAATGATCTTCGGACTGGATACTGAAGAGGAAAAGAGCTGGATCAAAGCGGATCTCTACCTGGAGAAGGGCCTCAGACCCGATCAGCTCCACCGTGAGATCAATAAATTATTGCAACTATAATCAGGAAAGCTGTTATAAATGGAAAAACTTAAGGTACTTATCGTGGATGATGAACCCGGAATCCGATCAGGGATCAACAGGATCCTGCGAAACTATTCCGTAGGATTCCCCTTTATGGAAGAGGATTTCCAGTTCGAACTCATCGACGCAGAAACAGGTGAAAAAGCCATTGAGATCATTGAGTCAAGCCCGGTCGACATCATTTTGCTGGACAATAAATTACCGGGTATCAACGGGATTGACGTTTTGGAGTACATCAGCAAACAGAAGTATGATGTTCAGGTCATGATGATCACTTCGTATGCCTCCCTGGACCTGGCCGTAAAGGCCACCAATATCGGGGCATATAATTTCATTCCCAAACCCTTCACTCCTGATGAGTTAAAGACGGCCATGGAAGGGATCACCAAGCATCTTTACCTGAAACGAATGACACGTCAGCTTCACAAAGAGGGGAAAGAGATCCGGTTTCAGTTCCTTTCCGTGCTTTCACACGAGCTCAAGTCACCCATCAATGCCATCGAAGGTTACCTTCAGATCATGAAAGAAAAGCAGGTGGGTGACAAGATTGATGATTATGGTGTCATGATCAGCAGATCCATCGAGCGTTTAAAAGGAATGCGGACCCTGATCATGGACCTGCTGGATCTCACCAGGCTTGAGTCAGGAAAGAAACAACGGGAATTAAAGAAGACCGATCTGTCGGAAATAGCCAAAATGGCGATCCATTCCATGGAACCGCTGGCCATCCAGAAAAACGTCAGCATTTATTATGACAACGGAGAACCCTGTTATCTGAACGGTGACAGCGCCGAGATCGAGATCATCATGAACAACCTGCTGTCGAATGCCGTCAAATATAATAAAGAGGGCGGGCAGATCTATGTTCATATCAAAGGTTCCGACGATAAGGTAGTCATCAAGGTGGAAGATACAGGCATTGGGATGAGCGTGGAAGACCAGGAAAAGCTGTTCCGGGAATTTGTAAGGATCAAGAACGTCAAAACCAAGAACATCACAGGCAGCGGCCTGGGATTGTCCATCATAAAAAAACTTGTGGATCTGTACGCCGGTGACATAAAGGTTTCCAGCAAACCCGATGTGGGATCCACCTTTACCGTCACCCTGATGAAAAATGCCGATACAACGAATACCCTTCTGTTACAATGAAATTCACACCCGAAAAATACCGTATTGAAGATGTGTCAGGAACGCCCTTCATCGATCCCGGGGAGATCTGGAATTATTTGGATCATGCGCAGCCGACCATGGACCGGGTCAGGCAGATCATCGACCGGTCGCTGAGCAAGAACAGGTTGTCGCTGGAAGAGGTTGCCGTGCTGATCAAAGCCGATGACCCTGCGATGATCAGTGCCATTAAGGAAGGTGCACGGAAACTGAAAGAGATAGTCTACGGACAGCGCATCGTGCTTTTTGCTCCGCTGTATGTGGGCAATTCGTGCATTAATAACTGCAAATACTGTGGTTTCAAGGCATCCAACCGGCAGGCCGTCCGGCGAACCCTTACCCAGGAGGAGCTGATCGGGAATGTCAAAGCCCTGGAGGACCAGGGGCAGAAACGCCTCATCCTGGTTTATGGGGAACATCCTTCGTACACTCCGGAGTACATCGCCGGCACGGTTCGCACGGTGTATCAGGTGAAGAAAGGCAACGGGGAGATCCGAAGGGTGAACATCAACGCGGCGCCTATGGATGTGGAGGGATTCCGGACCATCAAACAGGCGGGCATCGGGACCTACCAGATCTTCCAGGAAACCTACCACCCGGAAGCCTACACCTGGTATCACCCCAGCGGCCGGAAGAAGGACTATGCTTACCGGCTCGTATCGCTCGACCGCGCCCAGGAGGCCGGTATCGACGATGTGGGCATAGGTGCGTTGCTGGGACTGTACGACTGGCGCTTTGAGGTAATGGCCCTTGTGAGGCATACCAGCCACCTGGAGGCCTGTTTCAATGTGGGCCCGCATACCATTTCTTTCCCAAGAGTGCAGGATGCATCGGATTACCAGATCGATGAGCGATACAAGGTTACGGATGAAGATTTTGTCAGGCTCATTGCCATCCTCCGCCTGGCTGTCCCCTATACGGGTATGATCCTGACAGCCCGGGAGCCTTCCTTTATCAGGGATGAAGTACTCCAGTTTGGTTGCTCCCAGATCGACGGCGGTACACGCCTGGAATTGGGTGCCTATGCGGAAGAGGATCGGAAAAAATTACAGAATTTAAACCTTGAACAATTCCTGATCAATGATAATCGCTCACTGAATGAAGTGATCGATGAGCTGATCCATCAGGGATATATCCCATCCTTTTGCACGGCCTGCTACCGCAAAGGCCGTACTGGTGAGCATTTTATGGAATTTTCGGTACCGGGATTCATCAAGCGGTTCTGTACCCCGAATGCCCTGCTGACACTGGCTGAATACCTGTGTGACTACGCGCCTGCTGCCACACGGGAAAAAGGCTGGGCACTGATTGAAAAGAACCTGGGTGAGATGGAAAAGTCGGCCGGCAAGGATGCCCTGCTCGAACGCATGGAAAGAATCAAAAAGGGGGAAAGGGACCTGTATTTTTAATAGTCGGCGGTCAGCAGCGGAGCGAAGCGACGTCCCGACGGAAGCCAGGATCAGCAGCCAGCAATTTGACAATTTGACAATTTAACAATTTATCATATACGATTTTAAGATGTCCAAAGGCATAGAGACCAAACCCCATATCGGGATCTTCGGACGTAGAAATACCGGAAAGAGCTCCTTTATCAACAGGCTGGTGAACCAGCAGGTTGCCATCGTCTCGGAACAGGCGGGAACCACCACCGATCCCGTCAGAAAGTCCATCGAGATCTTTGGGATTGGTCCGGCCATCGTCATCGACACGGCCGGTATCGACGATGTGGGTGAACTGGGAGCGATGAGGATCAACAGGACGATGGAAGTGCTCAGAACAGTTGATTGCGGCGTACTGCTGATCACCGGTAACGGGTTCGGCGAAGAGGAAGAAAGACTGATCCAGGGATTCAGGGAATGGGACATACCCTATCTGATTGTCCATAACAAAGAAGATCTGGAGCAGCTTCGCCCTGAAACGGAGAAAGCCCTGAGAGAAGGGTACGGATCGACGGTGATCAGGTTCAGTGCGGTTTTGAGCAATGATCTGCAGGAAGTGACCGAAGCCCTGAAGGATATCATTCCTGACACGGCCTACCGGTACGCAACGTTGATCGGCGATATTGTTCACAAAGACGACTACGTCGTTCTCATCACACCCATCGATCAGGAAGCGCCCGAGGGCCGAATGATCCTGCCGCAGATCATGGTGATCAGGGATGTGCTGGATAATGATGGCATCAACATCGTACTAAAGGAAAACCAGGTTACGTCATTCTTTCAGACATCGGGTATCCGACCATCACTGGTCATCACCGACAGCCAGGTATTTCACAAGGTCAAAGACCTGGTGCCGGAAACGGTTCCCCTGACCAGCTTCAGTATCGTTCTGGCACGCAGAAAGGGTAATTTTGAGCATTATCTCAAAGGTACACCCCATCTTGAAAACCTAAACAATGGCGACAGGGTACTGATCCTGGAATCGTGCACGCACCAGGTGAATTGCGACGACATTGGCCGGAATAAGCTGCCCCGCTGGATCCGCGAATTCACCGGAAAATCGGTTGAAGTGGATGTTGTGGCAGGACTTGATCCGGTTCCCGCAGATATCCGTGCCTACAGCCTGGTCATCCAGTGCGGAGGTTGCATGATCACCCGCAAACAGCTTCAAAACCGCCTGAAATTCGCCATCAATGCCGGGATACCGGTATCCAACTACGGACTCGCCATTGCCTATATGAATGGCATATTTGAAAGGGTGACCGCTCCTTTTATGACAAGCGATGGATCCAATCAATGACATTCTGCTGCAGCCCAGCCTGGACCGTGCCCAGATCATCAGGTTGCTTTCGGCTGAATCAGACACTGAAAAAGAACAAATTTTTGCCAGGGCCTGTGAGGTCAAAAAGGCCCATATGGGGGAACAGATTTTCGTCAGGGGCCTGATCGAATTATCCAATGTCTGCAGAAAGAATTGCCTTTACTGCGGTGTCAGGAGAGGCATCAGGGATGTCCACAGGTACGACATCCCCGATGATGAGGTGAATGAAGTGGTGCGGCAGGCACTGGAGCAGGGGTACACTTCGCTGGTCATCCAGTCGGGGGAACGGACCGACAGGAGCTTCATCGACCGGATCGGGCGGATGCTGAAAAAAATACAGAGCATCTCCAACCAGGGGATGAGGGTCACGTTATCGTGCGGTGAACAAAGCCTGGAAACCTACCGTTGCTGGGCTGACAGCGGCGCTCACCGATATTTGCTGAGGATCGAGACCACCAACCGTGATCTTTACCGCAGGATCCATCCGGCCGACGACCTCCATCGTTACGACAACCGGATCAGAGCACTGCAACATCTGAAAGAAGCCGGTTATCTTGTCGGAACCGGCGTCATGATTGGCCTTCCCGGTCAATCCGTGGAGGATCTTGCCGATGATCTGCTGTTTCTGAGTGACATCCAGGTGGATATGGTTGGGATGGGTCCCTATATCGAGCATGAGAAGACACCTCTTTTTAAAGAAAAAGACCGGCTATGGTCAACGCAGGAACGGCTGGAGAAAAGTCTTTTAATGATCGCCGTATTGCGCCTTCTTCTGAAAGACATCAACATTGCATCAGCCACTGCATTGGATGTGCTGAGCCCGGAGGGAAGAACACTGGCGTTCCATGCAGGGGCCAGCGTGCTGATGCCCAACATCACCCCTGTCCGTTACCGTGAGGACTACCTGATCTACAAGGATAAGCCGGTACTCCTGGAAGCAACGGATCTCATTAAAAGGATCAGCTCAGGTTTGCCGTCAGGAATGAAAATAGACCTGGCGGCGTGGGGGGATCAAAATAAAGGATTGTCCTCTGAGAAAGCCTGATCCCCAGACAGCCGGCTGCTCATACATGCGTATGCGCGGATATTTATTGTACCTTTGGCATCAAATACATTCCAAATGAAAGGTATCGGTAACAGGCAAAACAAATCGCAGCCTTCCAGGGTCCGAAAGAATTCTTTTTCCGGCCAGATCAAAGGAAAGGGAAGCACATCCGCCTCCTTCACCCGTCAGGCGAAAAGAATGAATACAGGCACCAAAAGAATGCAAGGCTCGAAATAGTGCATTCAAGCAGCACAATTCCAATGGTTCTTAAAACTCCAATGCCATGAAACAATGGTACGAATCCCTGTTTGAAAATTACGGACTGCAATACGACAGGGAGGTTTTCGTCCAGGGCACGCCGGGCGAATGTGATTTTATCGAAAAGGAGATCCTGTATAATAAGAACGTACGGGTCCTGGACCTTGGCTGTGGTACGGGCCGGCATACCATTGAACTGGCACGGCGCGGTTACAGGGTGACAGGGATCGATCTGTCGGAGGCCCAACTGAAAAGGGCACGGGAAAAAGCAAAGAAAGCTGGCCTGGTCATTGATTTTCAGCAGCAGGACGCACGGGAACTATCGTTCAGGAATGCGTTCGATCTGGTGATCATGCTCTGCGAAGGAGCATTTCCCCTGATGGAGACCGATGAGATGAATTTCCGGATCCTTCAGAATGCGGCCTGTGCCCTGAAGGATGACGGCAAGCTGATCTTCACCACGTTGAATGGCTTTTTCCCCATTTTTCATTCCGTCAAGGATTTCCTGGATGCCGGCCGGGTGGAGGGCAATGCAGTTGAGGAGAACATCACCTTTGACCTGATGACCTTCCGCGATCGCAGCACTCTGCGGATGAAGGATGATTCAGGCCAAGAGAAGGAGTTAGACTGTAACCAGCGGTATTATGTGCCCACCGAGATCACTTGGTTGTTAAAGTCACTGAATTTTCGAAAAATTGAAATTTTTGGCGCGAAATTGGGTGCATTCAGCCGCTCTGATCAGCTGACAACGGAAGATTTTGAGATGCTGGTCATTGCAGAAAAATAAAGTGATTCAATCAATTGAATGGTAAAATGGAAAAAGAAGTCATCACAGCCGTTGCCCTGGGAGTAGGCCTGGCTGCCAGTTGCGGATTCAGGGTCTTCATCCCGTTGCTTGTGGCAAGCATCGCTGCCCGCACCGGTCTCTTTCCCCTGAATGAAAGTTTCGAGTGGCTGGCCAGCTGGCCGGCGATCATCAGTTTCGGCACTGCAACCATCTTTGAAATATTTGCATATTATATTCCTTTTGTCGACAACCTGCTGGATACGATCACCACGCCACTGGCCATCGGAGCGGGTACGCTGCTGGTGACCTCTGTGTTGCCCATCGACCAGGACTTCCTGAAATGGATCACCGGATTGATCGTGGGCGGAGGAGCTGCTGCCACCATACAGGGCGGCAGCGTGCTGACACGGCTTGCCTCTTCAAAGCTGACGGCAGGCGCAGGGAATCCGGTCGTTGCCACGGGCGAACACGCCGCCGCCGTGGGCTCGTCGGTGCTCACCCTGGTGTCGCCGGTCCTGATCGCCATCGTGTTTTTCCTCTTCATTGTTTTCATTCTGGTAAAACTGCAGAGACGCCTCAGCCGTAAAAGGGCAACCTGAGTGTGCAACACCTCGTTACCTCCCCAAAGAATCCTGCCGCACGCTGCCATTTTGGCCTTCTTGTCGATCATCAGTTCTTGGAAGGGCTCCTTTTAACGGGTTTTCGGGTCTACGGGTCTACGGGTCTACGGGTCTTCTTTCTACTGATAGGGAGGATCGTGATTTGATTAAGTGGAATTTGTCTGGAATTTGGATCCTGGAATTTGGAACTTTCCGGTCCCTGGCCTCTACCGGTAAAGATGCACAACCCCTTGCAACGACCTTTTCCGGAGCCCTGTCAGGGTGATCTCATGAACATCGCAGACATAGAAGTAAACTCCCTCGCTGCACTCCTGATCCGTGTCCTGGTTCTTGCCGTCCCAGTTGATCTGTGGATCCGTGGTTTCAAAAACAACAGTTCCCCAGCGGTTAAAGATTTTTATATCAATACGTTCCACGGAAGTATAGGGGAAGGGAACCAGGCGATCATTGAATCCATCTGCATTGGGGGTGAAAACATTCGGTAGGGTGTAGATTGAACAGCTGTCGATGCTCACACAGACCACATTGCTGAAAATGCTCTGATTACCGGCGGTATCCAGGGCGGTGACAGCATAACACCCGGAGATGGACGTCAGGTTCTGGTGCAAATAATTTGTGTCGGCCGGATTCAGCAGTGAATCAAGGATGGTGTAATCCCCTTCCAGTGAAGGGGTGAAGTAGATGTAATATCTGACCACATCATCAGCACAAAAATTATTGGGATTGGTCCAGACAAGGTGATTGGCCACCAGATCACAATCGGTGTCCACCGTCAGTTCAGGGGGGCAGGGCGCCACGTTGTCCACGGGAATGTTGCACACAATCTGGGAATTGTTCAGGATCGGATCAATCACACCGGGTGAAGAGTAATGGCCGATGCTCCTAACAAAATAGCAATAGCTGACGCCGTTGACAAGTCCTGTATCAGCGAAGAACCGGGTATCGGAGTACCCGGCTGAATCGTACGTCTGGGATTCCGCATCAAGCTTGTAGATAATATAGTTTTCATTCTGCCACGGCACATTCTCCGACCAGTCAAGAAGGATACTGTTGTCAGAAGGTTCACTTCTCAGGTACACAGAAGAAGCCGGCTGGGATGACCCGATCAGGAAATAATTTCCCTGTCCGTTATTGTACAGATCGATCCTATAGCAGGATGGATGTTCACGGGTATTGATCCCGGAATGAAGGAAGATGGTGTCATTCAGGTCATCATAGGAGGCGATTTGTGACAGGCTGGATCCGCTTAAATCTGGGGAAAAATGAATGAGGTAGCGATACGGTCCGGGGGCCTGCACCGTATCAATCTCTGTAGGTTTTGACCAGACCACCCGGATGGCACCATCTTTTATCCCTGTGGATTCGACACTGACATTGGTGATGACAGGCACGTCCTTTTTCAACGAAGCACAGGCTTCATTGGATGCATAACTTTCAGCGCCGTCAGGAAAGATTGCAATGACAAGGTAACAATACTGCAAACCGTGCAGCAGTCCGGCTCCGCTGTTGTCGTCCAAAAAGGAGGTATTTTCCACGGCGTTCACTGTACCGATCAGTGCGTATCCGGTATAGGCCGGCACTCCTGTTTCACATGGCCCGGGAACGAAACCGTAAGGGCCGAACCTGCGGTAGATCTCGTAGCCTGCTGCATTGGAGCAACCCACCTTATCCCAGTTTAATTGAATGGTGTTACCTAACGGTTGGGCCGTTAGATTTTCCGGAGGTGGCCCGTTCACGGTAATATTCGTTGTCGT of Bacteroidales bacterium contains these proteins:
- the hydF gene encoding [FeFe] hydrogenase H-cluster maturation GTPase HydF; translation: MSKGIETKPHIGIFGRRNTGKSSFINRLVNQQVAIVSEQAGTTTDPVRKSIEIFGIGPAIVIDTAGIDDVGELGAMRINRTMEVLRTVDCGVLLITGNGFGEEEERLIQGFREWDIPYLIVHNKEDLEQLRPETEKALREGYGSTVIRFSAVLSNDLQEVTEALKDIIPDTAYRYATLIGDIVHKDDYVVLITPIDQEAPEGRMILPQIMVIRDVLDNDGINIVLKENQVTSFFQTSGIRPSLVITDSQVFHKVKDLVPETVPLTSFSIVLARRKGNFEHYLKGTPHLENLNNGDRVLILESCTHQVNCDDIGRNKLPRWIREFTGKSVEVDVVAGLDPVPADIRAYSLVIQCGGCMITRKQLQNRLKFAINAGIPVSNYGLAIAYMNGIFERVTAPFMTSDGSNQ
- a CDS encoding class I SAM-dependent methyltransferase, whose protein sequence is MKQWYESLFENYGLQYDREVFVQGTPGECDFIEKEILYNKNVRVLDLGCGTGRHTIELARRGYRVTGIDLSEAQLKRAREKAKKAGLVIDFQQQDARELSFRNAFDLVIMLCEGAFPLMETDEMNFRILQNAACALKDDGKLIFTTLNGFFPIFHSVKDFLDAGRVEGNAVEENITFDLMTFRDRSTLRMKDDSGQEKELDCNQRYYVPTEITWLLKSLNFRKIEIFGAKLGAFSRSDQLTTEDFEMLVIAEK
- a CDS encoding [Fe-Fe] hydrogenase large subunit C-terminal domain-containing protein — translated: MRGSVRDKLVYTVKDRCRVCYTCVRECPVKAIRIINGQAEVISERCIGCGNCVVVCSQQAKMYVTQVDSVQELLSSSEKVVALVAPSFPAEFTEFSDFRVFVGKLRALGFDHVMEVAFGADLVAGEYARLIDEEHVPSMISSDCPAIVYYIRHYHPELVPYLAPVVSPMEAAARVAKKKYGGHVKLVFIGPCIAKKAESDEVDEIITFEELRQLFTQHDSDLQDVAPSDFDPPHAGKGAIFPLSRGLLQSMNKTDDLCDGNILIAEGKPLFKEAIRQFSKELKGTHHLQLLCCEGCIMGPGMSRDGQRYIRRNLISRYASKKMSDNRHSQWVLDMDAFKDIPLSKSFKPADRRIPLPNLEEIDQVLLRMGKKSPSDHLNCGACGYDTCEEHAIAILEGLAETEMCLPYTIEKLHKSIEELNFSNEKLASAQQALKQSEKMATMGQLSAGIAHELNNPLGVITMYSNILIDESKPGDPIRKDLELIAEQASRCKGIVGGLLNFARKNQVKLELTNMKSFIEKSFQSILKNDSVSVSFECTAKDTEAMIDQDQMMQVLTNLEKNAVEAMPDGGNLKIILSGDDESIEIKVADTGTGISRENMEKIFTPFFTTKQIGRGTGLGLPLIYGIVKMHRGQINVTSNADPAEGPTGTAFTMKLPRVINQLN
- a CDS encoding DUF4126 domain-containing protein — its product is MEKEVITAVALGVGLAASCGFRVFIPLLVASIAARTGLFPLNESFEWLASWPAIISFGTATIFEIFAYYIPFVDNLLDTITTPLAIGAGTLLVTSVLPIDQDFLKWITGLIVGGGAAATIQGGSVLTRLASSKLTAGAGNPVVATGEHAAAVGSSVLTLVSPVLIAIVFFLFIVFILVKLQRRLSRKRAT
- a CDS encoding hybrid sensor histidine kinase/response regulator translates to MEKLKVLIVDDEPGIRSGINRILRNYSVGFPFMEEDFQFELIDAETGEKAIEIIESSPVDIILLDNKLPGINGIDVLEYISKQKYDVQVMMITSYASLDLAVKATNIGAYNFIPKPFTPDELKTAMEGITKHLYLKRMTRQLHKEGKEIRFQFLSVLSHELKSPINAIEGYLQIMKEKQVGDKIDDYGVMISRSIERLKGMRTLIMDLLDLTRLESGKKQRELKKTDLSEIAKMAIHSMEPLAIQKNVSIYYDNGEPCYLNGDSAEIEIIMNNLLSNAVKYNKEGGQIYVHIKGSDDKVVIKVEDTGIGMSVEDQEKLFREFVRIKNVKTKNITGSGLGLSIIKKLVDLYAGDIKVSSKPDVGSTFTVTLMKNADTTNTLLLQ
- a CDS encoding gliding motility-associated C-terminal domain-containing protein, coding for MIRSFVLILLLTLSLVVHATHERAGEITYRHISGLTYEVKILTYTFAPSPADRPELEILWGDGTSSILDRVEKTDLANDIRRNVYIGQHSYSGASTYTLSMEDPNRNYGIINIPNSVNVPFYIQTKLVINPFLGPNDSPVLLNPPIDRGCVGIPFIHNAGAYDAEGDSLSYRFTVCKTVGGNNIPGYEYPNVSDPNHDPGEFTINPVTGDIVWDAPTLQGEYNFAFLIEEWRNGLLIGTITRDMQVEIAPCDNTPPVIDVLTDTCVKAGTTLTFIVNATDADNDNITLTATGGPLILDQSPATFIAPEDTSGLVSGTFTWSPICAHVQKRPYSVYFKATDDGYPVELVDITTTNITVNGPPPENLTAQPLGNTIQLNWDKVGCSNAAGYEIYRRFGPYGFVPGPCETGVPAYTGYALIGTVNAVENTSFLDDNSGAGLLHGLQYCYLVIAIFPDGAESYASNEACASLKKDVPVITNVSVESTGIKDGAIRVVWSKPTEIDTVQAPGPYRYLIHFSPDLSGSSLSQIASYDDLNDTIFLHSGINTREHPSCYRIDLYNNGQGNYFLIGSSQPASSVYLRSEPSDNSILLDWSENVPWQNENYIIYKLDAESQTYDSAGYSDTRFFADTGLVNGVSYCYFVRSIGHYSSPGVIDPILNNSQIVCNIPVDNVAPCPPELTVDTDCDLVANHLVWTNPNNFCADDVVRYYIYFTPSLEGDYTILDSLLNPADTNYLHQNLTSISGCYAVTALDTAGNQSIFSNVVCVSIDSCSIYTLPNVFTPNADGFNDRLVPFPYTSVERIDIKIFNRWGTVVFETTDPQINWDGKNQDTDQECSEGVYFYVCDVHEITLTGLRKRSLQGVVHLYR
- a CDS encoding response regulator: MTKKVLIVDDDPDYLSLLKFHVEGLGFETITAESQKEGEEIMQQMKPDLAIFDLMMENKDSGFILSYKFKKKYPDVPVIIATAVTAETGMIFGLDTEEEKSWIKADLYLEKGLRPDQLHREINKLLQL
- the hydG gene encoding [FeFe] hydrogenase H-cluster radical SAM maturase HydG, whose protein sequence is MKFTPEKYRIEDVSGTPFIDPGEIWNYLDHAQPTMDRVRQIIDRSLSKNRLSLEEVAVLIKADDPAMISAIKEGARKLKEIVYGQRIVLFAPLYVGNSCINNCKYCGFKASNRQAVRRTLTQEELIGNVKALEDQGQKRLILVYGEHPSYTPEYIAGTVRTVYQVKKGNGEIRRVNINAAPMDVEGFRTIKQAGIGTYQIFQETYHPEAYTWYHPSGRKKDYAYRLVSLDRAQEAGIDDVGIGALLGLYDWRFEVMALVRHTSHLEACFNVGPHTISFPRVQDASDYQIDERYKVTDEDFVRLIAILRLAVPYTGMILTAREPSFIRDEVLQFGCSQIDGGTRLELGAYAEEDRKKLQNLNLEQFLINDNRSLNEVIDELIHQGYIPSFCTACYRKGRTGEHFMEFSVPGFIKRFCTPNALLTLAEYLCDYAPAATREKGWALIEKNLGEMEKSAGKDALLERMERIKKGERDLYF
- the hydE gene encoding [FeFe] hydrogenase H-cluster radical SAM maturase HydE; this encodes MDPINDILLQPSLDRAQIIRLLSAESDTEKEQIFARACEVKKAHMGEQIFVRGLIELSNVCRKNCLYCGVRRGIRDVHRYDIPDDEVNEVVRQALEQGYTSLVIQSGERTDRSFIDRIGRMLKKIQSISNQGMRVTLSCGEQSLETYRCWADSGAHRYLLRIETTNRDLYRRIHPADDLHRYDNRIRALQHLKEAGYLVGTGVMIGLPGQSVEDLADDLLFLSDIQVDMVGMGPYIEHEKTPLFKEKDRLWSTQERLEKSLLMIAVLRLLLKDINIASATALDVLSPEGRTLAFHAGASVLMPNITPVRYREDYLIYKDKPVLLEATDLIKRISSGLPSGMKIDLAAWGDQNKGLSSEKA